In Solanum stenotomum isolate F172 chromosome 6, ASM1918654v1, whole genome shotgun sequence, one DNA window encodes the following:
- the LOC125866764 gene encoding protein JINGUBANG produces the protein MKFRSWISSSSSVNTTADHPVPPPKGVFTDDASNFSDLPSSTTSPSLFSQETNSLSSLQSNLSLLTLPSVPSLQNLSPGTLNLAISARCLNSLNPRNAHVTFLAMHNNLLYAASSNEINVFELTNFTLIDTFNNKDPSSGFAKSVTFLDGKIFTAHQDCKIRVWKLTPMKQHNLIATLPTLEDRLRRFVFPSSYTNVRRHKKKMWIEHHDAVSGLAVNENLMCSVSWDRCLKIWGGSKLRCIESIKAHDDAINAVVVGKDGTIFTGSADKRIRVWGKPYAEKKGKIGLIATLEKHKSAVNALALSSDESVLFSGACDRSILVWEREDSANYMVVTGALRGHTKAILCLINVSDLLFSGSADRTVRIWTRGNQGQFCCLTVLDGHRTPVRSLVAAPAVAAESGGANGGVKLFSGSFDGEIKVWQIVVSSSSGGPLIS, from the exons ATGAAATTCCGATCATGgatttcatcttcttcctccgTCAACACCACCGCAGACCACCCTGTTCCGCCACCAAAAGGGGTGTTTACCGATGATGCAAGTAACTTCTCCGATTTACCCAGTAGTACTACTTCACCATCATTATTTTCTCAAGAAACAAATTCTCTCAGCAGTTTACAAAGCAATCTCTCCCTTTTAACTTTACCTTCTGTTCCTTCTCTCCAAAATCTCTCTCCTGGAACTTTAAACCTCGCTATCTCCGCTCG NTGCTTAAATTCTCTGAATCCCAGAAATGCTCATGTCACTTTCCTTGCTATGCATAACAATCTGTTATATGCAGCTTCCTCAAATGAAATCAACGTTTTCGAACTCACAAATTTCACACTTATCGATACTTTCAATAACAAAGACCCATCTTCTGGTTTTGCAAAATCTGTTACTTTCCTCGACGGTAAAATCTTCACTGCCCATCAGGATTGTAAAATCCGGGTATGGAAATTAACACCCATGAAGCAGCATAACCTAATCGCAACTCTCCCGACCCTTGAGGACCGATTACGCCGATTTGTGTTTCCGAGTAGTTATACAAATGTGAGAAGACACAAGAAAAAAATGTGGATCGAACACCATGATGCTGTTTCTGGGTTAGCTGTGAATGAGAATTTGATGTGCTCTGTTTCGTGGGATCggtgtttgaaaatttggggAGGTTCGAAATTACGGTGTATTGAATCGATTAAAGCTCATGATGATGCGATTAACGCTGTTGTAGTAGGGAAGGACGGAACAATTTTTACAGGTTCGGCTGATAAACGGATTCGAGTTTGGGGGAAACCGTATGCAGAGAAGAAAGGTAAAATCGGGTTAATTGCGACGTTGGAGAAGCATAAATCGGCTGTGAATGCATTGGCGTTAAGCTCCGATGAGTCTGTGTTGTTTTCCGGCGCCTGTGACCGATCGATTTTGGTGTGGGAAAGAGAAGACAGTGCGAATTACATGGTGGTTACTGGTGCATTGAGAGGTCATACGAAGGCGATACTGTGTTTGATCAACGTTTCTGATTTGTTGTTTAGTGGATCGGCGGATCGAACGGTGAGGATTTGGACACGTGGGAATCAGGGACAGTTCTGTTGTTTAACGGTACTTGATGGACATCGGACACCGGTGAGGTCATTGGTGGCGGCGCCGGCAGTGGCTGCGGAAAGCGGTGGAGCTAATGGTGGTGTTAAGTTGTTTAGTGGAAGCTTTGACGGAGAAATTAAAGTGTGGCAAATTGTGGTTTCTAGTTCAAGTGGAGGTCCTCTCATATCgtga
- the LOC125866750 gene encoding vignain-like — protein MFLTQSREFYKQFQVFIRVMEAGKIFLILLLLAMVFGLVNSLEFTEKDIASEENLWDLYQKWRSHHTVSRDLTEKQKRFNVFKVNVMHIHNVNKMDRPYKLKLNKFADMTNHEFRNFYSSKIKHFRMLHGPRPTTGFMHEKADNLPASVDWRKKGAVTGVKDQGKCGSCWAFSTIVGVEGINKIKTGKLVSLSEQELVDCEKDNEGCNGGLMENAYEFIKKNGGVTTERIYPYKASDSRCDSSKRNSPVVNIDGHEMVPEKDEDALMKAVANQPISVAIDASGSDLQFYSEGVFNGNCGTELDHGVAVVGYGSTHDGTKYWIVKNSWGTEWGEQGYFRMQRGIDAEEGLCGITMEASYPVKLSPDNPKPAPSKDEL, from the exons ATGTTTCTTACCCAATCAAGGGAGTTCTATAAGCAGTTTCAAG TTTTTATCAGAGTGATGGAGGCAGGGaagattttcttgattttgctTTTGTTGGCTATGGTATTTGGTCTAGTTAATAGTTTGGAGTTCACTGAAAAAGACATTGCATCTGAAGAAAACTTATGGGATTTGTACCAGAAATGGAGGAGCCATCACACTGTTTCTCGAGACCTAACCGAGAAACAAAAACGTTTCAATGTGTTCAAGGTGAATGTGATGCATATTCATAATGTCAACAAGATGGACAGACCTTATAAGTTGAAACTCAACAAGTTTGCTGATATGACCAACCATGAATTCAGGAATTTTTATAGCTCTAAGATAAAACACTTTAGAATGCTTCATGGTCCCCGCCCTACTACCGGATTTATGCACGAGAAGGCTGATAATCTGCCAGCATCTGTCGATTGGAGAAAGAAAGGAGCTGTTACTGGTGTAAAGGATCAAGGAAAATGCG GTAGCTGTTGGGCGTTTTCTACGATAGTTGGAGTTGAGGGAATAAACAAAATCAAGACAGGCAAATTAGTTTCACTGTCTGAACAAGAGCTTGTTGATTGTGAAAAGGATAACGAAGGATGCAACGGAGGACTAATGGAAAATGCATATGAATTCATCAAGAAAAATGGAGGAGTAACAACTGAGAGGATTTATCCTTACAAAGCCAGCGACAGTCGTTGTGATTCTTCAAAG AGGAATTCCCCCGTGGTTAATATCGATGGACATGAAATGGTACCTGAAAAGGATGAGGATGCTTTGATGAAAGCTGTTGCTAACCAACCAATATCTGTTGCTATTGATGCTAGTGGTTCCGATCTGCAATTTTACTCTGAG GGAGTGTTCAATGGAAATTGTGGCACAGAGCTAGACCATGGGGTAGCAGTTGTGGGCTATGGATCAACTCATGATGGTACAAAGTACTGGATAGTGAAGAACTCATGGGGGACTGAATGGGGTGAACAAGGTTATTTTCGAATGCAACGAGGCATCGATGCTGAAGAGGGACTCTGTGGGATAACCATGGAGGCTTCATATCCAGTCAAGTTATCCCCAGACAATCCCAAACCAGCCCCCTCTAAGGATGAACTCTAG
- the LOC125868759 gene encoding ABC transporter B family member 15-like, translated as MGKRGGLFRYGDGVDKLLMFFGTLGCIGDGLMTPLNMFILSSLIDDYGGATIDDDSFTNAVVDKYSLRLLYVAIGVGISACIGGICWTRSAERQTSRIRMEYLKSVLRQEVGFFDKQDASSSTSFQVVSTISADAHSIQDAIAEKIPNCVAHLSTFIFGLILAFYLSWRLALASVPFSLGFVIPGVAFGKLLMIQGMKMKDAYGVAGSVAEQAISSIRTVYSYVGENETLKRFSIGLEESLNLGVKQGLTKGLLLGSMGMIYVSWAFQSWAGSVLVSNRGESGGRVFVSALCVVLGGLSCMSALPNISFIVEATIAAARIFEFIDRVPQIDSEDGKGKILAYVRGDIEFKDVTFSYPSRSDIQVLQDFSLKVKAGKIVAIVGGSGSGKSTVISLLERFYDPIKGDILLDGHKIKRLQLKWLRSQMGLVNQEPVLFATSIKENILFGKEGASMKMVVEASKAANAHEFVASLPDGYDTHVGQFGFQLSGGQKQRIAIARALIKDPKILLLDEATSALDAQSERIVQEALDQASQGRTTIIIAHRLSTIRRADKIVVVESGRIVESGSHDDLMCKTDEEGGVYFKMVKLQQSTANNEGPSSLYLPNETRSYMRRGYNMPRSPYVATSSWQNSPASPFTPAISVSYAPTIHTCSYYGSDDEYLENFSHPSPSTWRLLQMNAPEWKIALLGCLGAVTFGVLQPLYAFCLGSVVSAYTSNDISKIKSEIKIYSVVFLSIGVTSFIANLLQHYNFAKMGEKLTKRIREKVLSNLLTFEVGWYDRDENTSAAVCARLSTEARMVRSLVGDRMSLLLQVSVSASTAFVLALIVAWRVAIVLISIQPLLIASFYSRSVLMKRMSERSQKAQSEGSQLASEAVINHRTITAFSSQDRMLDLFAETQKGPRKENIRQSLLSGAGLFCSQFLTTAAIALTYWYGGRLMNRKLLTSKHLFQVFFLLMSTGKNIADTGSMTSDLARGSSAVASVFAILDRKTEIEPENSEGIKVIKVLKGKIELTNVFFYYPSRPDQAIFQGMNLKIESGKTVALVGQSGSGKSTIIGLIERFYDPIKGQVLIDDRDIKSYNLKSLRSQIALVSQEPTLFAGSIRENIIYGKEEATESEIKKAAIRANAHEFISAMEDGYETYCGERGVQLSGGQRQRIALARAILKNPTILLLDEATSALDSVSENLVQEALEKMMMSRTSVVVAHRLSTIQKADTIAVIKNGKVVEQGSHSQLLALGKNGSYYGLMKLQSGHSPYR; from the exons ATGGGAAAGAGAGGTGGGCTTTTTAGATATGGTGATGGTGTTGATAAGTTGCTAATGTTTTTTGGTACTTTAGGATGCATTGGAGATGGGCTTATGACTCCTCTTAATATGTTTATTCTTAGTTCTCTTATTGATGATTATGGAGGTGCTACTATTGATGATGATTCTTTCACTAATGCTGTTGTTGACAAG TACTCACTCAGGTTGCTCTATGTTGCAATTGGAGTTGGTATATCTGCTTGCATTG GGGGAATTTGCTGGACAAGAAGTGCAGAGAGACAAACAAGTCGAATAAGGATGGAGTACTTAAAATCAGTGCTTAGACAAGAAGTTGGTTTCTTTGACAAGCAAGATGCTTCCTCTAGTACTAGTTTTCAAGTTGTTTCCACAATTTCAGCTGATGCTCATTCAATCCAAGATGCTATAGCAGAGAAG ATACCTAATTGTGTTGCTCACCTGTCAACGTTCATTTTTGGCTTAATTCTTGCTTTCTACCTGTCATGGAGACTAGCATTAGCTTCAGTTCCATTTTCACTTGGTTTTGTTATACCTGGTGTAGCATTTGGGAAGCTACTTATGATCCAGGGAATGAAGATGAAGGATGCCTATGGAGTTGCAGGGAGTGTAGCTGAACAAGCAATTTCATCGATTCGAACAGTTTACTCTTATGTAGGGGAAAATGAAACACTAAAAAGATTCAGCATTGGTCTTGAGGAAAGTTTGAATCTTGGTGTGAAACAAGGGCTTACTAAGGGATTGTTGTTAGGAAGTATGGGAATGATTTATGTGTCGTGGGCATTTCAATCATGGGCAGGGAGTGTACTTGTTTCTAATAGAGGAGAAAGTGGTGGTCGTGTTTTCGTATCAGCTCTTTGTGTTGTTCTTGGAGGACT GTCTTGTATGAGTGCACTTCCAAATATCTCATTCATCGTTGAGGCAACAATTGCTGCTGcaagaatttttgaatttatcgATCGTGTTCCTCAAATAGATTCTGAAGATGGTAAAGGGAAAATTCTAGCATATGTAAGAGGAGATATCGAGTTCAAGGACGTAACTTTCAGCTATCCATCAAGATCAGATATTCAGGTCCTCCAAGATTTTAGTCTTAAAGTGAAAGCTGGAAAGATAGTAGCAATTGTGGGAGGCAGTGGTTCAGGAAAGTCCACTGTCATTTCTTTGCTAGAAAGATTTTATGATCCTATCAAAGGTGATATCTTACTTGATGGACATAAAATAAAGAGACTGCAGCTTAAATGGTTGAGATCTCAGATGGGGCTTGTAAATCAGGAGCCTGTTCTGTTTGCTACATCCATCAAGGAAAATATACTCTTCGGAAAAGAAGGAGCTTCGATGAAAATGGTTGTTGAAGCTTCTAAGGCTGCAAATGCACATGAATTTGTAGCCTCTTTACCAGATGGATATGATACTCAT GTGGGACAATTTGGTTTTCAATTGTCTGGAGGACAGAAGCAAAGGATTGCTATAGCAAGGGCATTGATTAAGGACCCGAAGATTCTTTTACTCGATGAAGCTACAAGCGCGCTGGATGCACAATCAGAAAGAATTGTTCAAGAGGCTCTAGACCAGGCTTCACAAGGAAGGACAACAATCATCATTGCTCATCGCCTCAGTACAATACGCAGGGCTGACAAAATTGTAGTTGTTGAGTCGGGGAGAATTGTTGAATCTGGTTCTCATGATGATCTAATGTGTAAGACTGATGAAGAAGGTGGAGTTTACTTTAAAATGGTCAAATTGCAGCAATCAACAGCAAACAATGAAGGGCCATCTAGTCTGTATCTTCCTAACGAGACAAGAAGCTACATGAGAAGGGGTTATAATATGCCTAGGTCCCCTTATGTCGCTACGTCAAGTTGGCAAAATAGCCCTGCCTCTCCTTTTACCCCAGCAATAAGTGTCAGTTATGCTCCCACCATTCATACATGCTCTTATTATGGTAGTGACGATGAGTATTTAGAGAACTTCTCTCATCCAAGTCCCTCAACGTGGCGTTTGCTTCAAATGAATGCACCAGAGTGGAAAATTGCTTTGTTGGGATGTTTAGGAGCTGTTACGTTTGGTGTACTTCAACCACTTTATGCATTTTGCTTGGGATCAGTTGTATcagcatacacatcaaatgaTATTTCAAAGATAAAGTCGGAGATCAAAATCTACAGCGTAGTCTTTTTGAGCATAGGTGTGACAAGTTTCATTGCCAATCTACTCCAACATTACAATTTTGCTAAAATGGGAGAGAAACTGACCAAGAGAATCAGGGAAAAGGTGCTTTCAAACCTTCTCACATTTGAAGTGGGCTGGTATGATCGAGACGAGAACACAAGTGCAGCAGTTTGTGCAAGACTCTCCACTGAAGCCCGTATGGTTAGATCCCTTGTTGGTGATCGTATGTCATTGCTACTACAGGTTTCTGTCAGTGCTTCAACTGCTTTTGTGCTTGCATTGATTGTCGCATGGAGAGTTGCTATTGTACTAATATCTATACAACCTTTACTCATAGCGAGCTTCTATTCGCGAAGTGTTCTGATGAAAAGAATGTCAGAAAGATCCCAAAAGGCACAGAGTGAAGGAAGTCAGCTAGCAAGTGAAGCAGTGATCAATCACAGGACTATCACCGCCTTCTCTTCTCAAGATCGAATGTTGGACCTCTTTGCTGAAACTCAGAAAGGACcgagaaaagaaaatattcgACAGTCATTGCTTTCTGGTGCTGGCTTGTTTTGCTCTCAGTTTCTAACCACAGCTGCCATTGCCTTAACATATTGGTATGGGGGAAGACTAATGAACAGAAAGTTACTAACTTCAAAGCACCTATTTcaagttttctttcttttgatgaGTACCGGAAAAAATATAGCAGATACAGGAAGTATGACTTCTGATTTGGCAAGAGGTAGCAGTGCAGTTGCATCTGTATTCGCTATCTTAGATCGAAAGACTGAGATTGAACCTGAGAACTCTGAAGGGATTAAAGTCATTAAGGTATTAAAAGGAAAGATAGAGCTGACGAATGTCTTCTTTTACTATCCGTCGAGGCCTGATCAAGCAATCTTCCAAGGAATGAATCTGAAAATTGAATCAGGAAAAACAGTAGCACTTGTCGGGCAAAGTGGTTCTGGAAAATCTACAATCATTGGCTTGATAGAAAGATTCTATGATCCAATAAAGGGACAGGTTCTAATTGATGACAGAGACATCAAAAGCTACAACTTGAAGAGCTTAAGATCACAAATTGCTCTAGTGAGTCAAGAACCTACCCTTTTTGCAGGATCCATACGCGAAAATATCATTTATGGGAAAGAAGAAGCTACAGAGTCTGAAATCAAGAAAGCTGCCATTCGTGCTAACGCCCATGAATTTATAAG TGCTATGGAGGATGGTTATGAAACTTATTGTGGTGAAAGAGGAGTCCAACTCTCAGGAGGGCAAAGGCAAAGAATAGCACTTGCACGAGCGATACTAAAGAATCCAACTATACTTCTCCTAGACGAGGCAACTAGCGCGCTTGACAGTGTATCTGAGAACTTAGTACAAGAAGCATTGGAGAAAATGATGATGAGTAGAACAAGTGTAGTTGTAGCTCATCGATTATCAACGATACAGAAGGCAGACACCATAGCTGTGATTAAAAATGGAAAGGTTGTGGAACAAGGATCACATTCTCAGCTGCTTGCCCTTGGAAAGAATGGCTCATATTATGGACTTATGAAGTTGCAATCTGGCCATTCTCCTTATAGGTGA
- the LOC125866761 gene encoding uncharacterized protein LOC125866761 produces the protein MVKVATFFAMSVGAFAFWQTMDKIHVWIALHQDEKQERMEKEAEIRRMRAELIRENKERESLA, from the exons ATGGTGAAAGTTGCGACGTTCTTTGCTATGTCTGTAGGAGCCTTCGCTTTCTGGCAAACCATGGACAAAATCCATGTCTGGATCGCTCTTCATCAGGATGAGAAG CAAGAGAGAATGGAGAAGGAAGCAGAAATCAGAAGAATGAGAGCAGAGCTAATCAGAGAAAACAAAGAGCGGGAGTCTCTTGCCTAA